A stretch of the Desulfobacter sp. genome encodes the following:
- the nuoB gene encoding NADH-quinone oxidoreductase subunit NuoB gives MLNTLKNRYEQGYRTCSYPKEKPAVFPRYRGRPVVRKDAAAEVIQACADACPQDAINVDQKTIDMGKCVFCGTCERVSKKEFVEFTGDFEISTAQRADLITGGDLPALAAHSKQHFKKLFGRSLQLRQVSAAGCNACEADLNVLATPFFDLARFGINFVASPRHADGIVVTGPVSRNMKTALLQTYEAMPDPKVVVAVGSCTISGGPFVGSDEITQGLDTILPVDLFIPGCPPHPLTNLHGFLDFFK, from the coding sequence ATGCTCAATACACTTAAAAACAGGTATGAACAGGGGTATCGAACCTGCAGCTATCCCAAGGAAAAACCCGCTGTATTCCCAAGATACAGGGGAAGGCCAGTCGTCCGGAAAGATGCCGCTGCTGAAGTGATTCAGGCCTGTGCGGATGCCTGTCCCCAGGATGCGATTAATGTGGACCAAAAAACCATAGACATGGGCAAGTGCGTATTTTGCGGCACCTGTGAAAGGGTTTCCAAAAAAGAATTTGTCGAGTTTACCGGGGATTTTGAGATTTCCACTGCCCAGAGAGCGGACCTGATTACGGGCGGGGATCTTCCGGCTTTAGCAGCCCATTCCAAACAGCATTTTAAAAAATTGTTCGGCAGATCTCTTCAGCTTCGCCAGGTCTCTGCTGCCGGGTGCAACGCATGTGAGGCCGACCTGAACGTTTTGGCCACCCCGTTTTTTGATCTGGCCCGTTTCGGCATTAATTTTGTGGCCTCTCCCCGCCATGCCGATGGTATTGTGGTGACCGGTCCTGTGTCAAGAAACATGAAGACCGCCTTGCTTCAGACCTATGAGGCCATGCCCGATCCCAAGGTCGTTGTGGCTGTCGGCTCCTGCACCATCTCCGGCGGGCCCTTTGTGGGAAGTGATGAGATCACACAAGGACTGGATACCATTTTACCGGTGGATCTGTTCATACCGGGGTGTCCCCCCCATCCGTTGACCAATCTCCACGGATTTTTAGATTTTTTTAAATAA